One window of the Suricata suricatta isolate VVHF042 chromosome 7, meerkat_22Aug2017_6uvM2_HiC, whole genome shotgun sequence genome contains the following:
- the HTR1B gene encoding 5-hydroxytryptamine receptor 1B: protein MEETDTQCAPPPPAGSQTGVSQANLSSAPHNCSAEGYIYQDSIALPWKVLLVMVLALITLATTLSNAFVIATVYRTRKLHTPANYLIASLAVTDLLVSILVMPVSTMYTVTGRWTLGQVVCDFWLSSDITCCTASILHLCVIALDRYWAITDAVEYSAKRTPKRAAVMIALVWVFSISISLPPFFWRQAKAEEEVSDCVVNTDHILYTVYSTVGAFYFPTLLLIALYGRIYVEARSRILKQTPNRTGKRLTRAQLITDSPGSTSSVTSVNSRAPDVPSESGSPVYVNQVKVRVSDALLEKKKLMAARERKATKTLGIILGAFIVCWLPFFIISLVMPICKDACWFHLAIFDFFTWLGYLNSLINPIIYTMSNEDFKQAFHKLIRFKCTG, encoded by the coding sequence ATGGAAGAAACCGACACTCAGTGCGCCCCGCCGCCGCCCGCAGGCTCCCAGACGGGGGTTTCTCAAGCCAACCTCTCCTCCGCTCCCCACAACTGCAGCGCCGAGGGCTACATTTACCAGGACTCCATCGCCCTTCCCTGGAAAGTACTACTAGTCATGGTGCTGGCACTCATCACCTTGGCCACCACGCTCTCCAATGCTTTTGTGATTGCCACTGTGTACCGGACCCGGAAGCTGCACACCCCAGCCAACTACCTGATCGCCTCCCTGGCAGTGACCGACCTGCTCGTATCCATCCTGGTGATGCCCGTCAGCACCATGTACACGGTCACCGGCCGCTGGACGCTGGGCCAGGTGGTCTGCGACTTCTGGCTGTCATCGGACATCACCTGTTGCACTGCGTCCATCCTGCACCTCTGTGTCATCGCCCTGGACCGCTACTGGGCCATTACGGACGCTGTGGAGTACTCCGCTAAAAGGACTCCCAAGAGGGCCGCGGTCATGATCGCGCTGGTGTGGgtcttctccatctccatctcgCTGCCGCCCTTCTTCTGGCGTCAAGCCAAAGCCGAGGAGGAGGTGTCGGACTGCGTGGTGAACACAGACCACATCCTCTACACAGTTTACTCCACCGTGGGCGCTTTCTACTTCCCCACCCTGCTCCTCATCGCCCTCTACGGCCGCATCTATGTGGAAGCCCGCTCCCGGATTTTGAAACAGACGCCCAACAGGACCGGCAAGCGCCTGACCCGAGCCCAACTGATAACCGATTCCCCCGGGTCCACGTCCTCGGTCACCTCCGTTAACTCCCGGGCTCCCGATGTGCCCAGCGAATCCGGGTCCCCTGTATACGTGAACCAAGTCAAAGTGCGAGTCTCTGACGCCCTGCTAGAAAAGAAGAAGCTCATGGCCGCTAGGGAGCGCAAAGCCACTAAGACCCTGGGGATCATTTTGGGAGCCTTTATTGTGTGTTGGCTGCCCTTCTTCATCATCTCCCTGGTGATGCCTATTTGCAAGGATGCCTGCTGGTTCCACCTGGCCATCTTTGACTTCTTCACGTGGCTGGGCTATCTCAACTCCCTGATCAACCCCATCATCTATACCATGTCCAACGAGGACTTCAAACAAGCATTCCATAAACTGATACGCTTTAAGTGCACAGGTTGA